The Treponema primitia ZAS-1 genome has a segment encoding these proteins:
- a CDS encoding LysR family transcriptional regulator, which translates to MNTLYFNYALEIERTGSITKAAESLHMAQPNLSKHVKELEDSIGFPLFARSTKGVIPTKKGAQFLVYARKILDQMERISDLSDTNNKVRQRLSISIPRSSYIAEGFTNFVSELDHDKSIDINLQETNSMQTINSLEDKVFALGIIRYQTIHEKYFLDYLKDKNMGYDKIWEFEFVVSMSKNHELAKVPAITVQDLAPYTEIIDGDIMVPYIDTLDIYRSSPDMESQKRIYLYERYNEFDLLSTIPKIIMWTSPLPDNLLDRYGLILRKCKIENNHYKDILIYHRGYTLSELEKKFIDKIFEAKNKVSSKIYT; encoded by the coding sequence ATGAATACCCTCTATTTTAACTATGCCCTTGAAATTGAACGTACCGGGTCTATTACAAAGGCGGCGGAAAGCCTTCATATGGCCCAGCCTAACTTAAGCAAACACGTAAAGGAGCTGGAAGATTCCATAGGGTTTCCCCTGTTTGCACGGAGTACAAAGGGGGTAATCCCCACAAAAAAGGGCGCCCAGTTCCTGGTATATGCCCGGAAGATCCTTGACCAGATGGAAAGGATTTCCGATCTATCCGATACAAACAACAAGGTACGGCAGCGTTTAAGTATCTCCATACCCCGGAGCAGCTATATTGCCGAAGGATTTACGAATTTTGTTTCCGAACTGGATCATGATAAAAGCATTGATATTAATCTTCAGGAAACCAATTCCATGCAGACCATAAACAGCCTTGAAGATAAGGTGTTTGCCCTGGGAATTATCCGGTATCAGACCATTCATGAAAAATATTTTCTTGATTACCTGAAGGATAAAAACATGGGTTACGATAAAATATGGGAGTTTGAGTTTGTTGTTTCCATGTCCAAAAACCACGAACTGGCAAAGGTCCCCGCCATAACGGTTCAGGACCTGGCCCCGTATACTGAAATTATCGATGGGGATATCATGGTCCCCTATATCGACACCCTGGATATTTACCGTTCAAGCCCTGATATGGAATCGCAAAAGCGAATCTATCTGTACGAACGGTACAACGAGTTTGATCTTCTCAGTACCATCCCCAAAATAATCATGTGGACCTCTCCGCTTCCCGATAATCTGCTTGACCGGTATGGGTTAATACTCCGGAAATGCAAGATAGAAAACAACCATTATAAGGATATCCTCATCTACCACCGGGGCTACACTCTCTCGGAGCTTGAAAAAAAATTTATCGATAAGATATTTGAAGCGAAAAACAAGGTCTCCTCAAAGATCTATACCTAG
- the ald gene encoding alanine dehydrogenase, with the protein MNIGCVKEIKNNEFRVGLTPDNVKSYISEGHEVLIEKDAGLGSGFRDEEYIRAGVKMIASADVIWKSSDMIVKVKEPLEEEFKYFRKNLILFTYLHLAADKPLTDAMLKSGIRGVAYETLIEKNGTIPLLAPMSQIAGRLSIQEGAKYLEKPFGGSGKLLAGVPGTPKAKVMILGAGVVGANACRLACGMGADVTIMDINLERLAYLDDIYGDRIQTLYSTPGTIEETMASSDLVVGCILIPGKAAPKMIKRAYLKNMSPNSLIVDVAVDQGGCAETTKVTYHDNPTFVVDDILHYCVGNMPGAVPRTSTVALTNATIKYGLQIAAHGLEGACKKNPVIYSAINTYDGECTCENVAVGYSLPYKNIKDTF; encoded by the coding sequence ATGAATATTGGTTGTGTAAAGGAAATTAAGAACAATGAGTTTCGTGTCGGTCTGACCCCGGATAATGTTAAATCCTATATCAGTGAGGGCCATGAGGTGCTCATCGAAAAGGACGCCGGTCTCGGTTCCGGATTCCGTGACGAGGAGTATATACGGGCCGGGGTGAAAATGATCGCTTCCGCCGACGTCATTTGGAAATCCAGCGATATGATCGTCAAGGTGAAGGAACCCCTGGAGGAGGAATTCAAATATTTCAGAAAGAACCTTATCCTCTTTACCTATCTGCACCTTGCGGCGGACAAGCCGCTCACCGATGCTATGCTCAAATCCGGGATTCGCGGGGTGGCCTATGAAACCCTGATAGAAAAGAACGGAACCATTCCCCTGCTGGCGCCTATGAGCCAAATCGCCGGCCGCCTGAGTATACAGGAGGGGGCGAAATACCTGGAGAAGCCCTTCGGCGGTTCCGGAAAGCTGCTCGCCGGTGTACCGGGTACACCTAAGGCGAAGGTCATGATTCTGGGCGCCGGTGTTGTGGGCGCCAACGCCTGTAGGCTTGCCTGCGGTATGGGCGCGGATGTCACCATCATGGATATCAACCTGGAACGGCTTGCCTATCTTGACGATATTTACGGCGACCGGATCCAGACCCTCTACAGTACCCCGGGTACCATTGAGGAAACCATGGCTTCTTCGGATCTGGTGGTGGGTTGTATATTGATTCCCGGAAAGGCGGCGCCGAAGATGATTAAGCGGGCCTATCTTAAAAACATGAGCCCCAACAGTCTTATTGTTGACGTTGCGGTGGATCAGGGCGGCTGTGCGGAAACCACCAAGGTTACCTACCACGATAACCCGACCTTTGTGGTGGATGATATTCTCCACTATTGCGTGGGAAATATGCCCGGCGCGGTTCCGAGAACTTCGACCGTCGCCCTTACCAACGCAACCATCAAGTATGGGCTGCAGATTGCCGCCCATGGGCTTGAGGGGGCCTGCAAAAAAAATCCGGTGATCTATTCCGCCATTAATACCTATGATGGGGAATGTACCTGTGAAAATGTGGCGGTGGGATATTCCCTGCCCTACAAAAACATTAAGGATACGTTTTAA
- a CDS encoding leucine-rich repeat protein, whose protein sequence is MCLAAAQAPSSFASGPWNYFPPKYIPNAVFGSVVPAVWKEVFDAALATHGLGISLKNIPEDCRTPDLCRAAVLRDAYHELEYVPEEHIPALYQLMDEILESAWLGKPATIQVSAIQANAVQAEAIRRSLSVFFRMLPKEYKTYELCLAAVKNSPGNYNLVPKEFETREMVFSAADYFLPVSNIPEEFKTPELWLYAVQHNGRSLCSVPEEERTVELCLTALNAFSDMLNYRHIRTDIIEPIPITMREEICALFLDNNPPKTALSSETPPVLTSEELKKKGNKALEENDLSGAIAAYTMAIREVSGASNDWRFFNNRGIAYRRLGEYDNALKDYHEAQRLSPTAMGYYNLGLVYCDLEDYAKARESYLQALKLDPANENALAALSELDKHPALDSDKFIGYDEDDCEHQAEGIQGIYFPDGITLVGGTFSENEIVQLIFPSGVTVINAEFSYNQIESVQLPESLTEIGAEVFLDNQLEEIFLPDSLTEIGDGAFCANKLSSVHIPGKLRYILENVFSDNEIEEVDLDDAAALEGIATGAFYNNKIQHIDLKGVKNIGNGAFDKNPLTLISIGSNVNEENDPPFAPNTFGIFGESFVAAYMGNGRKGGIYFYDAPSGTWKYDGNYDNWEIHLEQEDSSEIPPAPVPSPVTSVALPVTPVALPVTPVVPPVTPVAPPVTPTSVPVPQTAPSIVPAVTAAGTTCTQCGAYIADGIKFCSSCGTKVSTAPENCLSCGAKLNPGAQFCSSCGAKISAAPAPASARRFIILCTAVPGIIGIFAGGFFGSVIMAFFGFGMGSLVWKKHNRQILASPLGKVFGKKR, encoded by the coding sequence ATGTGTCTTGCTGCGGCACAGGCGCCAAGTTCTTTTGCATCCGGACCGTGGAACTATTTCCCTCCGAAATATATTCCAAATGCAGTATTTGGTTCCGTGGTCCCGGCGGTATGGAAAGAAGTATTTGATGCTGCGCTTGCAACCCACGGATTAGGGATATCATTGAAGAATATTCCCGAAGACTGCCGTACGCCGGATCTTTGTCGTGCAGCCGTCCTTCGTGATGCCTATCATGAACTTGAATATGTGCCGGAAGAACACATACCAGCACTTTACCAGTTGATGGATGAAATACTGGAATCAGCATGGTTGGGCAAGCCCGCCACTATTCAGGTGAGCGCAATTCAGGCGAACGCTGTTCAGGCGGAGGCTATTCGGAGGAGCCTTTCGGTTTTTTTTAGAATGTTGCCGAAGGAATACAAAACTTACGAACTTTGCCTTGCTGCCGTTAAGAACTCTCCAGGCAATTATAATCTGGTACCGAAAGAATTCGAAACCCGGGAAATGGTTTTTTCCGCTGCGGATTACTTCCTTCCGGTATCTAACATTCCGGAGGAATTCAAAACGCCGGAATTGTGGCTGTATGCCGTACAGCATAATGGCCGAAGTCTTTGTTCTGTCCCTGAAGAAGAGCGTACAGTTGAGCTTTGTCTTACCGCCCTTAATGCCTTCAGTGATATGTTGAACTATCGCCACATCCGTACTGATATTATTGAACCTATTCCAATCACGATGAGAGAGGAAATATGCGCCCTTTTTTTAGACAACAATCCCCCAAAAACGGCTCTGTCGTCCGAAACACCCCCGGTTCTTACCTCGGAGGAGCTTAAGAAAAAGGGCAATAAAGCTCTTGAAGAAAATGATTTATCCGGTGCAATTGCCGCCTATACAATGGCAATACGCGAAGTCTCCGGAGCTTCCAATGACTGGCGTTTTTTTAATAACCGGGGCATTGCATACCGGAGACTTGGAGAATACGATAATGCCCTAAAGGATTACCATGAAGCCCAGCGGCTTTCGCCTACTGCAATGGGTTATTATAATTTGGGCTTAGTGTATTGTGATCTGGAGGACTATGCCAAAGCGCGGGAAAGCTATTTGCAGGCTTTAAAGCTTGACCCTGCAAATGAGAATGCTCTGGCTGCTCTTTCCGAGCTTGATAAGCACCCTGCGCTTGATTCTGATAAATTTATTGGGTATGATGAAGATGATTGTGAGCATCAGGCGGAGGGAATCCAGGGAATCTATTTCCCCGATGGAATAACTTTGGTTGGTGGTACTTTTAGTGAAAATGAAATTGTCCAACTTATATTTCCTTCGGGTGTTACTGTTATAAATGCGGAATTTTCATATAACCAAATAGAAAGCGTTCAGCTGCCGGAGAGCTTAACGGAAATTGGTGCGGAAGTTTTTTTGGATAATCAACTAGAAGAAATTTTTCTTCCCGACAGCCTTACCGAAATCGGCGATGGCGCGTTTTGCGCAAATAAATTAAGCAGCGTACATATTCCGGGAAAGTTACGGTATATTTTAGAGAATGTATTTTCGGATAATGAAATAGAAGAAGTCGATCTTGATGATGCGGCTGCGCTTGAAGGAATTGCCACAGGCGCATTTTATAACAACAAAATTCAACATATTGACCTTAAGGGTGTCAAGAATATCGGCAATGGCGCCTTTGACAAGAATCCCTTAACCCTCATAAGCATAGGAAGCAACGTTAATGAGGAAAATGATCCTCCATTTGCACCAAATACATTTGGCATATTCGGTGAATCCTTTGTTGCGGCCTATATGGGCAATGGCAGAAAAGGGGGAATCTATTTTTACGATGCCCCCTCCGGTACATGGAAATACGATGGAAATTACGATAATTGGGAAATACATTTGGAGCAAGAAGATTCCTCGGAGATTCCCCCCGCACCGGTTCCGTCCCCTGTAACGTCGGTTGCGTTGCCTGTAACGCCGGTTGCGTTGCCCGTAACACCGGTTGTGCCGCCTGTAACACCGGTTGCACCGCCCGTAACGCCAACGTCCGTCCCTGTCCCGCAAACTGCGCCTTCCATCGTACCAGCCGTAACGGCTGCTGGAACAACCTGTACCCAATGCGGCGCGTACATAGCAGATGGCATTAAATTCTGTTCATCCTGCGGAACAAAGGTTTCCACGGCGCCGGAAAACTGTCTGTCCTGCGGCGCAAAGCTTAACCCGGGAGCGCAATTCTGCTCATCCTGCGGGGCAAAAATTTCCGCCGCCCCGGCGCCTGCATCCGCCCGCCGTTTCATCATCCTGTGTACAGCGGTTCCAGGCATCATTGGCATTTTTGCAGGCGGTTTTTTTGGCTCCGTCATTATGGCATTCTTTGGTTTCGGTATGGGTTCTCTTGTATGGAAAAAGCATAACCGGCAAATTCTGGCCTCGCCCCTGGGCAAGGTATTTGGAAAGAAACGATGA
- a CDS encoding AzlC family ABC transporter permease — protein MNVQNNKGLFISAVKYSFPVLLGYLAIGIAAGLLLVDAGYPWWLSLIMSVVMYAGAGQYIAVGLFAAGAGLLEAALVQLVVNARHIAYGLTMFKRFNAAGPYKFYLIFALTDETFALLSSLPEDKNQDPRAKSRFMFLVALLDHAYWTFGAVIGALLGTLIPFSMEGISFALTALFIVLMIEQILRVKRPKPFIISALAAILGVAFLPSRLSLLSAMVIALVTVQLLTGKRPVEAGTGTEAGNG, from the coding sequence ATGAATGTGCAAAACAACAAGGGATTATTCATCAGCGCCGTCAAATACTCCTTTCCGGTCCTTCTGGGTTACCTCGCCATCGGAATAGCCGCCGGCCTCCTCCTGGTAGACGCCGGTTACCCCTGGTGGCTCAGCCTGATCATGAGCGTGGTGATGTACGCCGGGGCCGGTCAGTATATCGCCGTGGGCCTCTTTGCCGCCGGGGCAGGTCTTCTTGAGGCAGCCCTGGTACAGCTGGTGGTCAACGCCCGGCACATAGCCTACGGTCTCACCATGTTCAAACGGTTCAATGCCGCCGGCCCCTATAAGTTCTATCTCATCTTTGCCCTAACGGATGAAACCTTCGCCCTCCTCTCTTCCCTGCCTGAAGATAAAAACCAGGACCCCAGAGCGAAAAGCCGCTTTATGTTCCTGGTGGCCCTCCTGGATCATGCATACTGGACCTTCGGCGCGGTGATCGGCGCTTTGCTGGGAACCCTCATCCCCTTCAGCATGGAGGGGATCAGCTTTGCCCTAACCGCCCTGTTTATCGTTCTCATGATCGAACAGATACTCCGGGTAAAGCGTCCCAAGCCCTTTATCATTTCCGCCCTGGCGGCGATCCTGGGCGTAGCATTTCTGCCCTCCCGGCTCTCCCTGCTCTCGGCCATGGTGATTGCCCTGGTTACCGTACAACTGCTGACGGGGAAGCGCCCCGTAGAAGCCGGTACAGGAACGGAGGCCGGAAATGGTTAG
- a CDS encoding transposase, whose amino-acid sequence MVKLLQVGILTCMDYDEQLFRIRWPRGFICPRCGGTAYYPVQKRNQYECSGCGYQLSLSAGTLMHKSRIPLEKWFAAVALYNRSPDITPLEFSRTLRLTKPTGSLLLKKIRQGLVNGNDRILLTKMINEEKGSSVN is encoded by the coding sequence TTGGTTAAGTTATTACAGGTTGGTATACTGACCTGTATGGACTATGATGAACAGCTTTTCAGGATACGCTGGCCCAGGGGGTTTATATGCCCCCGCTGCGGCGGCACGGCTTACTATCCTGTGCAAAAGCGGAATCAGTACGAATGTTCAGGCTGCGGATATCAGCTTTCCTTAAGCGCAGGGACCCTCATGCACAAGAGCCGTATCCCTCTGGAAAAGTGGTTTGCAGCGGTGGCCTTGTATAACCGCAGTCCGGATATTACACCCCTGGAATTTTCGCGTACCCTGAGGCTGACCAAACCAACCGGGAGCCTGCTGCTCAAAAAGATACGCCAAGGACTGGTGAACGGGAATGACAGAATCCTTTTGACCAAAATGATAAATGAAGAAAAGGGTAGTTCCGTAAACTAA
- the amrA gene encoding AmmeMemoRadiSam system protein A produces MDFTINSKERKALLADARESIAARLENRRPEYSRDPELQRSIESGNSALLRPCGAFVTLRKAGSLRGCIGRMASPDPLEKTVRTMACEAAFGDPRFPPLARDEWPACGIEISALSPMEVCADPRQVVVGVHGLHLTLRGRSGVLLPQVPVEQGWNLDEYLDYICVKAGLPPGSCENPEAKLLTFTAIVFGED; encoded by the coding sequence ATGGATTTTACCATAAATTCCAAAGAACGGAAGGCCCTCTTGGCGGACGCCCGGGAAAGCATCGCCGCCAGGCTGGAAAACCGGCGGCCCGAATATTCGCGGGATCCGGAACTGCAGCGGTCAATCGAAAGCGGAAATTCGGCGCTGCTCCGGCCCTGCGGGGCCTTTGTAACCCTCCGTAAGGCGGGAAGTCTCCGGGGCTGTATAGGCAGGATGGCATCCCCGGACCCCTTGGAAAAAACCGTCCGTACCATGGCTTGCGAAGCGGCCTTTGGAGATCCCCGGTTTCCACCCCTTGCCCGGGACGAATGGCCCGCCTGTGGTATCGAAATCTCCGCCCTCTCCCCCATGGAGGTCTGCGCCGATCCCCGGCAGGTGGTGGTGGGTGTCCACGGGCTTCACCTCACCCTGAGGGGCCGGTCCGGGGTACTGCTTCCCCAGGTGCCGGTGGAGCAGGGATGGAACCTGGATGAATATCTGGATTATATTTGTGTTAAAGCGGGTCTTCCTCCCGGTTCCTGCGAGAACCCGGAAGCGAAGCTGCTAACCTTTACAGCGATAGTGTTCGGAGAGGATTAA
- a CDS encoding branched-chain amino acid transporter permease — MVSVTQALVMTFVMGAVIFFCRVFPFLFFRKKTSETFLSLVEKTAPPVAMTVLAFNAISGPIKDNIHISIPVLIASAFTALVHLWKRNPLISIIGGTAVYMVLSRVM, encoded by the coding sequence ATGGTTAGCGTCACCCAGGCCCTTGTTATGACCTTCGTCATGGGGGCGGTAATTTTTTTCTGCCGGGTGTTCCCTTTCCTGTTCTTCCGAAAAAAGACATCGGAGACCTTCCTATCCCTGGTGGAAAAAACTGCTCCCCCCGTGGCCATGACCGTACTGGCGTTCAACGCCATAAGCGGACCCATCAAAGACAACATCCACATAAGCATCCCGGTGCTGATAGCTTCCGCCTTCACCGCCCTGGTGCACCTGTGGAAGCGGAACCCCCTGATCAGTATTATTGGCGGAACCGCGGTGTATATGGTCCTGAGCAGAGTTATGTGA
- a CDS encoding DUF4116 domain-containing protein: MRSQDLYWLPIRNRFASFVLKTIPEEFKTREFYLTAIEYDTRVFRRVPDALRGDPGFYTAAIQRDPNVLVFIPDTLLTPELCLSAALNNFEALLYIPEKIKTSEFYLALCRAGGKCQ, from the coding sequence ATGCGGAGTCAGGATTTATATTGGCTGCCTATCAGGAATCGATTTGCATCATTCGTGTTGAAAACCATTCCTGAAGAATTCAAAACAAGGGAATTCTATCTTACTGCCATTGAATACGATACAAGGGTCTTTCGGAGGGTACCGGACGCACTCAGGGGTGATCCCGGTTTCTACACCGCCGCAATACAGAGAGATCCGAATGTATTGGTTTTTATTCCGGATACATTGCTAACACCGGAACTGTGTTTATCCGCTGCTTTAAACAATTTTGAAGCACTCTTGTATATACCCGAAAAAATAAAAACATCTGAATTCTATCTTGCCCTTTGCAGGGCCGGGGGAAAATGTCAATGA
- a CDS encoding HAD family hydrolase, with protein sequence MRFKCILFDLDGTLVDTIGDIAASMNHALEEGGFPALTRESYAKIVGNGLRNLAAKALPPSACDEKTVDTVYRSAIAYYTDHPADLSRPYPGIPELAAELRGRSDRRSAIKTAVLSNKADSITQLVIGKLFPRYTFDMVLGERPGVPRKPDPTAAWELITELDSSPRETLFVGDSEVDVATALAAECSFLGVSWGFRGRAILEAAGADRIIDDPAELWELLALRY encoded by the coding sequence ATGAGATTTAAGTGTATACTATTTGATCTGGATGGTACCCTGGTAGATACCATCGGCGATATTGCCGCGTCCATGAACCATGCCCTGGAAGAAGGGGGGTTCCCCGCCCTCACCCGGGAAAGTTATGCTAAAATTGTCGGCAACGGCCTGAGAAACCTGGCCGCTAAAGCCCTGCCGCCCTCGGCCTGTGACGAAAAAACCGTGGATACCGTATACCGCAGCGCCATAGCCTATTATACGGACCACCCGGCGGATCTTTCACGGCCCTATCCGGGAATACCGGAACTGGCGGCGGAGCTGCGGGGAAGATCGGATAGAAGGTCCGCAATTAAGACCGCCGTCCTGTCCAACAAGGCGGATTCCATAACCCAATTGGTAATTGGGAAGCTCTTCCCCCGCTATACTTTTGATATGGTCCTGGGAGAGCGGCCGGGGGTTCCCCGAAAGCCGGACCCCACCGCCGCCTGGGAGCTTATTACGGAGCTCGATTCAAGCCCCCGGGAAACTCTGTTCGTAGGCGATTCGGAGGTGGATGTGGCCACCGCCCTGGCCGCAGAATGCAGCTTCCTGGGGGTAAGCTGGGGCTTCCGCGGCAGGGCTATCCTGGAAGCCGCCGGCGCCGACCGGATCATAGATGATCCGGCGGAACTGTGGGAACTCCTGGCCCTGCGGTACTAA
- a CDS encoding DUF2786 domain-containing protein has protein sequence MPELTEKDKVIEKIRKLFAMSESTSINEAAIAAEKAQLLMSEYSISAGDFMASFDIPTKRNIPLWQQSLALTVADLYGVVMRRNQNLIYEDDVSSYYTFSIQFIGDEVYATVANEMFVYLKEAIQRLSMAVGGRSSRDAFCKGASRTVIEKLNNMDTDESWISQRERRYLQACDYVENTLALIVPTRRTVKFSIDQSNYDKGRDAGNSISLHRQTGGITSQGPQITKYH, from the coding sequence ATGCCTGAATTAACCGAAAAAGATAAGGTTATAGAGAAAATACGAAAACTCTTTGCGATGTCCGAATCCACTTCGATTAACGAGGCGGCAATAGCGGCGGAAAAAGCACAACTGTTGATGAGTGAATACAGCATATCCGCCGGAGATTTTATGGCATCCTTCGATATCCCCACAAAAAGAAATATTCCATTGTGGCAGCAAAGCCTTGCACTTACGGTTGCAGATTTATACGGTGTAGTCATGAGGCGGAATCAAAATTTAATTTATGAAGATGATGTCTCCAGCTATTATACCTTTTCTATTCAGTTTATTGGTGATGAAGTTTATGCAACGGTTGCAAATGAAATGTTTGTTTACCTCAAAGAAGCAATACAGCGGCTGTCTATGGCGGTAGGCGGACGCAGCAGCCGGGATGCTTTCTGTAAAGGCGCTTCCCGGACTGTTATTGAGAAACTCAATAACATGGATACCGATGAATCATGGATCAGCCAAAGAGAACGCCGGTATTTGCAAGCCTGTGATTATGTCGAAAATACCCTGGCGCTTATTGTTCCCACGAGAAGAACCGTTAAGTTTTCTATTGATCAATCAAATTACGATAAAGGGCGCGATGCGGGAAATAGCATCTCCCTGCATCGACAGACAGGCGGAATAACATCGCAGGGTCCTCAAATAACAAAGTATCATTGA
- a CDS encoding helix-turn-helix domain-containing protein produces MTVNERLKQARKALNMSQAEFAKAIFISNGYIAELESNHRKVNDRIIHLISLTFGISEAWLKNGEGEMLYKTPDEKLQRMISLFNDLPPKFQDYVMVQIETLLNTTKTG; encoded by the coding sequence ATGACCGTCAATGAACGCCTCAAACAGGCCCGAAAAGCCCTCAATATGTCCCAGGCGGAGTTTGCCAAAGCCATTTTTATCAGCAATGGTTATATTGCGGAATTGGAATCCAATCACCGGAAGGTCAATGACCGGATTATCCACCTTATCTCGCTGACCTTTGGGATTAGTGAAGCATGGCTGAAAAACGGCGAGGGGGAGATGCTGTACAAGACACCGGACGAAAAACTCCAGCGCATGATTAGCCTGTTCAACGACTTGCCTCCAAAGTTTCAGGATTATGTGATGGTTCAAATAGAAACCCTGCTCAACACAACCAAGACCGGGTAA
- a CDS encoding Trp family transcriptional regulator, translating into MNIDDPRVGENLGELSRTLANTGEPELIESFLRCLLTPAETADIAARWALVKALDAGLPQREIAKNLGLSLCKITRGSRELKKDNSAFRRILEMAKKG; encoded by the coding sequence ATGAATATAGACGATCCCAGGGTTGGAGAAAATCTCGGAGAATTATCACGGACCCTTGCGAATACCGGGGAACCGGAACTTATCGAATCCTTTCTCCGCTGCCTCCTGACCCCTGCGGAAACGGCGGATATCGCCGCCCGGTGGGCCCTGGTCAAAGCCCTGGACGCGGGGCTTCCCCAGCGGGAGATTGCGAAAAACCTGGGGCTTTCGCTCTGCAAGATAACCAGGGGTTCCAGGGAATTAAAAAAAGACAATTCCGCATTCCGGCGTATCCTGGAAATGGCGAAGAAAGGCTAG